ATGCAGATAAATATTCCCCCAATACTATGCAAATTATGGTTGAAGAGTACGGTCCTTGGACGGCTGAATATCAACCCAAAGGGAATGCAAGTGAGGATGGCCTATATTTAAATATCTGGACAACTGCGAAATCGCAGGAAGAAAAACGACCGGTTGTAATGTATATCCCAGGAGGTGCATTCTTAAATGGTTCAGGCAATGTTCCTGTTTACAATGGTGCAAATTTAGCAAAGAAGGGATTGGTTGTAGTCACTATAAATTACAGAGTTGGTGTATTTGGATTTTTTGCCCATTCTGAATTAACAAAAGAATCGGAACATAACTCTTCCGGCAATTATGGATTGCTTGACCAACTAGCAGCACTGAAATGGATTCAGAGAAATATTTCTGTTTTTGGAGGTGATCCTAATAAAGTTACAATAATGGGACAATCTGCTGGAGCAGCATCGGTAAATTATTTAACTGCTTCACCTCTTGCAAAGGGATTATTTATTAGGGCTATTTCTCAGAGCGGATCAAATGCTACAATGGGACCTAGGGAAGTTTTGTCTGATGCTGAACAATACGGGACTGATTTTGCTCATGCAATTGGTGCTACTTCCATTAAGGAATTAAGAGCAATGTCTGCTGAAAAATTGCTCAATGCTGCAAATAATAAATATCGATTCTCTCCGATAATTGACGGTTGGTTTCTCCCGAAAAGCGGTGATGAAATCTTTGCGCAAGGCCAACATAATGATGTCACTACATTAACAGGCTGGGTAGCAGATGAAGGAAGTTTTAATGAGAATTATGGAAAAATGCCGGCTGAGGATTTTATAAATCATCTTATTCAGCAATACGGTGAATTTGCTGAAAAGATTCTAAAATTATATCCAGCTGCAACTGATGCTGAAGCTTCTCGATCACAGAAAGAATTAGCAAGTGATATGCGTATGATTTCTACTTACAAATGGGCAATAAAACGTAAGCGGACTTCTAAGTCAGATATGTATACTTATCTATTTACACACGAACAGCCTGGAGAAACTAAAGATAAATATTTAGCATTTCATTCTTCTGAATTACCCTATGTATTTAATAATTTGGAACAATCTCCAAGACCATGGACAGCTGAGGACAAAAAAATATCTGAGACATTGTCAAATTATTGGGTAAATTTTATCTCCTCCGGTGACCCAAACGGAGATAATCTTCCATACTGGCCGGTATTTGATGAAGCAAAAAAAGAGGTAATGGAATTGGGGGATGATATGATGCCCCGACCTATAGCAAGTAATGAAAAATTTGAGATTTTATTAAAAATAACTCAAAAAAGATTTTTTTAACTGGAAAAAGTGATATCGTAATTCAATAACATGCTGAAAATTATTGAATAGATGCAATCTAGATAAATAAGGGATAAGCAAAATAGAAAAGTAAAAAACTTAATAATTCAGATATTCTAAAAAAAATTGAATACTCTAATGAATAAAAGGAGGAACAGTGAATCGAAATTTATTACTCATATTATTTTTATTAGTAACGTGCGTGGTTATAAATGCTCAAGGAATTGATAAAATGGCGCCAGAAGGTTATGATGTTTTTCAGTCAAATATTGCTCATGGTAAAATTGATTCAGTTACATATGAATCAAAAACTGTAGGTACAAAAAGAAAAGCAATAATTTATACACCACCGGAATTTTCGAAAGATAAAAAATATCCGGTATTATATCTTTTGCATGGAATTGGTGGAGATGAAAAAGAATGGTTGAAAGGTGCACAGCCGCAAATAATTTTAGATAATCTTTATGCTGAAAATAAAATTGAGCCAATGATTGTCGTTATGCCAAATGGCAGAGCAATGAAAGATGATCGAGCAATTGGAAATATTTTTGATAAAGAAAAAGTAGATGCATTTGCAAATTTTGAAAAAGATTTACTCAATGATCTTATTCCTTTTATTGAAAAAACTTTTCCGGTTTTTACTGATAGGGAAAATAGAGCGATTGCCGGATTATCAATGGGAGGCGGTCAATCATTAAATTTTGGACTTAGTAATTTAGACAAATTTGCATGGGTTGGTGGATTTTCTTCTGCTCCAAATACTAAGAAACCGGAGGAACTTTTTCCAAATCCGGAAGAATCTAAAAAGAAATTAAAATTACTTTGGATTTCATGCGGAGATAATGATGGACTTATTCCATTCAGTACGAGAACACATGAATATGCAAGAGATAATGATATTCCGCATATTTTTTATATTGAACCCGGAGTACATGATTTTAAGGTATGGAAAAATGGTTTGTATATGTTTTCCAAATTAATATTTAAAACTGTTGATGAATCAAAATTTTCACAATACAGTCCTTTGGGAATTC
The nucleotide sequence above comes from Ignavibacteriota bacterium. Encoded proteins:
- a CDS encoding carboxylesterase family protein; translated protein: MKNNYIKLFLILIMFGNIKVFSQDPNFHIYLCFGQSNMEGNAKIEEQDKIVDDRFQVFQTVDCQDLNRSKGNWYSAVPPLCRCKTGLGPADYFGRTIIENLPSNIRVGIVNVSVAGCKIELFDKDNFQNYASTAPIWMSNIIKEYNGNPYAYLVEMAKLAQKDGVIKGILLHQGESNPNDTTWVIKVKSIYDNLIKDLNLNSNEVPLLAGETVHAEQGGVCSGMNSFIAKLPEEVPNSHVISSKGCSASGDFIHFNSAGYRKLGSRYAKKMLELLGYEIKKPKPIKVEEGLLQGFYEDELTIYKGIPFAAPPIGNLRWKPPQPIEKWEGIRNADKYSPNTMQIMVEEYGPWTAEYQPKGNASEDGLYLNIWTTAKSQEEKRPVVMYIPGGAFLNGSGNVPVYNGANLAKKGLVVVTINYRVGVFGFFAHSELTKESEHNSSGNYGLLDQLAALKWIQRNISVFGGDPNKVTIMGQSAGAASVNYLTASPLAKGLFIRAISQSGSNATMGPREVLSDAEQYGTDFAHAIGATSIKELRAMSAEKLLNAANNKYRFSPIIDGWFLPKSGDEIFAQGQHNDVTTLTGWVADEGSFNENYGKMPAEDFINHLIQQYGEFAEKILKLYPAATDAEASRSQKELASDMRMISTYKWAIKRKRTSKSDMYTYLFTHEQPGETKDKYLAFHSSELPYVFNNLEQSPRPWTAEDKKISETLSNYWVNFISSGDPNGDNLPYWPVFDEAKKEVMELGDDMMPRPIASNEKFEILLKITQKRFF